The Lutra lutra chromosome 7, mLutLut1.2, whole genome shotgun sequence genome segment GTGGCAGAAGAGCATTTGGTAGTGGGTACCGTAGGGATGACGACTACAGAGGAGGCGGGGACCGCTATGAAGACCGATACGACAGACGAGACGATCGGTCATGGAGCTCCAGAGATGATTACTCTCAGGATGACTATAGGCGTGATGATAGAGGTCCCCCCCCAAAGACCCAAACTGAATCTAAAGCCTCGGAGTACACCTAAGGAAGATGATTCCTCTGCTAGCACCTCCCAGTCCAGTCGAGCGGCCTCTATCTTTGGAGGGGCAAAGCCTGTTGACACAGCTGCTAGAGAGCGAGAAGTAGAAGAGCGGctgcagaaggagcaggagaagctgCAGCGCCAGCTGGATGAGCCAAAACTAGACCGTCGGCCCCGGGAGAGACACCCAAGCTGGCGAAGTGAAGAGACTCAGGAATGAGAACGGTCCAGGACAGGAAGTGAGTCATCACAGACTGGGACCTCGGCCACATCTGGCAGAAATGCAcgaaggagagagagtgaaaagTCTCTAGAAAATGAAGCACCCAGTAAGGAGGAAGACTGTCACTCTCCAACTTCCAAGCCTCCCAAATCTGAACAGCCTCTGAAGGTAATGACAGCCCCTCCGCCAAAGGAGAATGCTTGGGTGAAGCGAAGTTCCATCCCTCCTGCTCGATCGCAGAGCTCAGACACAGAGCAGCCATCCCCTACCAGTGGTGGGGGGAAAGTAGTTCCATCTCAACCACCTGAGGAAGGACCAGCAAGGAGAGCAGATGAAAACAAAGTAGATGGGGTGAGTGTCCCAAAAGGCCAAAGTGGGAACTCCAGCCGTGGCCCAGGAGACGGAGGGAACAAGGACCACTGGAAGGAGTCAGATAGGAAAGATGGCAAAAAGGATCAAGACTCCCGATCTGCACCTGAGCCAAAGAAACCTGAAGAAAATCCAGCTTCTAAGTTCAGTTCTGCAAGCAAGTATGCTGCTCTCTCTGTTGATGGCGAAGATGAGAACGAGGGAGACGATTACACCGAATAGACCTCTGCATCCTGTGCTTTCTCCTAGTCTCTCCACCCTGAAACATTCGAGAGCAAATCAAACCTCTATCCAGACAAGACAATAAAACTCACCATCTCCTGGAGacctttcttaacttttttttaaaaaaacaaaaaacaaaatgaaaaattcttttgCATGCTGCTGCAGCCTTTAAAGTATTGAACTAACTGGAGAATCGCCAATGTAGCCAGAGAAAAAGAGACGTACAGCTTTTCATGGCAAGGTTGTGCATTTTTGCAACACATGCAGTTGCCTGTGTGATTAGTGCCTGGGGGCCTCCATTTAGCAGAATGGCAGTGACAGCGATGCAGTGTCTGGAACCTGGTTGAGCAGTAGGGCAGGCTTAAGGAAGAGTGAGATTTCTACCTTTTAATTCTTATGATCCTGTTG includes the following:
- the LOC125105084 gene encoding LOW QUALITY PROTEIN: eukaryotic translation initiation factor 4B-like (The sequence of the model RefSeq protein was modified relative to this genomic sequence to represent the inferred CDS: deleted 2 bases in 2 codons; substituted 1 base at 1 genomic stop codon), producing the protein MAASAKKKNKKGKTISLTDFLAEDGGTGGGSTYVPKPVSWADETDDLEGDVSTTWHSNDDDVYRAPPIDRSILPTAPRAAREPNIDRSRLPKSPPYTAFLGNLPYDVTEESIKEFFRGLNISAVRLPREPRNPERLKGFGYAEFEDLDSLLSALSLNEESLGNRRIRVDVADQAQDKDRDDRSFGRDRNRDSDKTDTDWRARPATDSFDDYPPRRGDDSFGDKYRDRYDSDRYRDGYRDGYRDGPRRDMDQYGGRDRYDDRGSRDYDRGYDSRIGSGRRAFGSGYRRDDDYRGGGDRYEDRYDRRDDRSWSSRDDYSQDDYRRDDRGPPQRPKLNLKPRSTPKEDDSSASTSQSSRAASIFGGAKPVDTAAREREVEERLQKEQEKLQRQLDEPKLDRRPRERHPSWRSEETQEXERSRTGSESSQTGTSATSGRNARRRESEKSLENEAPSKEEDCHSPTSKPPKSEQPLKVMTAPPPKENAWVKRSSIPPARSQSSDTEQPSPTSGGGKVVPSQPPEEGPARRADENKVDGVSVPKGQSGNSSRGPGDGGNKDHWKESDRKDGKKDQDSRSAPEPKKPEENPASKFSSASKYAALSVDGEDENEGDDYTE